The DNA sequence ggtgcagaggatggtgggccggtgacggggcggtgacggggacagattttttccccgtgtcattctctatgtgagGTCAATTGGGGGGTGGAGTCTGAATTTCAcagttttgaaggtttctgtATGTCCCCCTGTGTCctcccacctgaaaaatcctaaattcACTGATTTTTGCAATATGTGAAAAATATCGCAAATTTCtttatggtggccatcttggattttgggttatcttttttttcaaaagctccctgcttctcccaaactgcaatttttgcctcaaaactggttgggatggagtccttggagTCTCCTAGTGTGACTTCTTGTCAGGATAATGCAATTTAGGCGCCTCTGGAGCATTTTTGCGGCACATATCATGTGTCACAGCCAGGAGTGGTAGCAGCGCAAACCTTAGCCTCTCCTCTGATTAAGCAGGTGACTAAATGTTTGGCTATTTTGTTTTCAGGGCTCCACATGGCTAGTggagaatgtctcacctattgcactggaatgagCTTTCCTTGTGATGTACGAAAGAGAAGCCCCCCCCAACCTTCTAGGAAATTTTCCTGGCAGCTCTGGAGCTATTGGTAGCTGTTGTGCAGCAGGGGAAGCCCAGAGTCCTGCAACctctcctgccagctcagctgatcatggtctGGAGCTGTGATCagtggaattttaaaaaatatatatatgtaattgGCGCAGCTGTTCTGCACGTGTTATGCACTCGCACAGCACATGCACTACAGCTGTGCCTTCTGAAAAAAAGTCCCAGCTGATCCTGCAGCCCCTGCTCTCTCTGCCAGCTCATCTTGATTTGGAGCCACGATCAAGATGAGGCAGCAGGAGGAACAGCAGCAGCGATGGCAGGAAAATGGAGCCTAATAAATGAAGATGTGACAGGATGGTGGGGGAGGAGTTGTGTTTAGCGatgtgctcttctgagcagacGCCAGGTACAGTTCCTCCCCTTTTTACCGGGGCTGCTCCGTATGAATAATATTATTGTGATGAATATCagccataaaagaaaaatttcttgtttttccattaagaatatatagatgattgtcgtaagatattatttttatgtggtatatattagttttatatgaatttgggaggggggtgggggttaaattttcttggtgtatgatattgaaaatttttcaagtgatgtattatatttggttgatatttactgtatacttgatgtaagtttaaaaatgaataaagaaattataaaaaaaaaaaaatcactctcaCCACGGTATTTTTTACTGTGGTGCTGGAGCATTGTACAACCTGCCCTCAGTCTCTAGTGCTATCATTCCTTTCCATGTCACTCTACACTGCTGTCACTTCCTCTTGGACACTGTTCTCCTGAGGGGATACCATTCTCCTGCACTATCACTCTCTGTCCCCCTCTGCTGGAAATACACAGAGAGACTTCAGTCTCTTGTACTTTCATTCCCTCCCCTGTTACTATTCCCATGTACTGAGGAGCTTCATTCTCCACTGCTGTCACTCCCTCGTCTCTGTTCTCCTGTGCTGGCGATATTCCAACGCAACTTCAGTCTTCAATTCTGTCATTCCCTTCCCTACATACACACATTAGTGGTCGGGAATTCCTTATCCAGTAAGCTTTGGtagatttctctctcttcccgcACTGAGTCTGTTTCTTTTCTCAAAATGAGTAACAGGAAGTTCTCTAGTTAACCTTGGGGATTCAAGCCATGAAATAATTAACAAAACCTTCTTCTTACATCATAACATAACAAAGCATGCACTTGTGTGGGGGCAGTCTGGAGAGAGGAGGTTCTACTTCCTCTCCAATGACAACCGGAAAAGGGGCAAGggctgggttgggctgggctggcgCAGGCTTTATATAGTATGCTGCAGTCATGTAGCAGGGAAGCAATTCCAGAGGTGCAAGGTAAGGAGCCGAGCAGTGCTAAACCCTGTAGCCAGCACCATCTTTTGGGTCTCTGGCTGGCTCACCCTCTTCTGTCATCTGTTTCTTTCTCTTGATATCTCCCTCTGTATGTTCAATCAACTTCTCAGATTCAGTAAGGAAACTTTCTTGCCATGAAGATTTGTATTCATGTTGCCAGCAAGATCTCTGGTCTGTGTATTTACGTCTCTTCCCTATGTGGGGGTCTGCATGTATCTGATTCTGAATATATATTTCTAGGTGTATGCCTGTGTTTTGAATACACGTTCCTGGGCATGCATGTGCTTATTTCTTACTTTCTCTGTGTCTGTATATTCAATGAGTAAATGAGGTTTTAGATCTCTGCATATTTCCATATGTCTGTGAATCTCAACATGTCTATGTGCTTTATAGCTCTGGGGTATGTCAATACGTACCTCTCCATCAGTGTGTATTATTAGTAAACTGGACTGATCAGCTTTTCTCTTCGTCTTTCAGCGTTTTCTCTCCACTATGTTCTTAACACTGCCTTCTTCCCATTTTACCACCATCTGTATCCCCCATCTgttactcctcctcctccatcttatcctttccctcctcccatgctatctttccttctttctttctttctcctctaaACTTTGTCTCTGTgtacatctctctccctctcacacTGGTCAGGGCCGTCTGCCTTCTCATGTCTCGAGGTAGGTTGATTTCACAGCTACTTGTTTTCGGTCTAGAAGAGACATCTTCAGAAGAAGGGGTGGGAGGAACAGAAAGAAGCAGGGCTGTGCATTTTCCCAATACAGTATTTGAACCAAAATTtagttatttaattcattttctatcccattctcctctacgagctcagaacgggttataaaCTTCTATTTGCTCTGATGTCTAGAACTGCTGCTACTCAGTTCCAGCCCAAGAagccccttttttaaaatttgtactaTAGCTTTATCCTTCTATTTCTGGGTTATTAAGCATTactgagaggaggaggaaggcCGCTAAACTATAAAAGGGCAGAACCATTACATTTTCCCCCTCATTCTACAACTTGGTGCCCGGATTTGCACACCAATTGCATGTGTAAATTTATAGCTTATGCACGTAAGTGCAGCTTTTAGGTGTGTCCACTTATCCATGCAACTGATATGGTATAAGTGGGCATGTCTAAACGCAGTCATGCAGTTGCCAGCTTATAGCTAGTATTCTAGAATGGAATGTTGGAGCTAGTATGCTGTTGTAGAATTagcatctaggcacctaacttgtggAAAGCAGAAGGCGAAAAAAAGCAGACAATGGCAGCTTGTATTAAACAGCAGCTAAGCTGAGTTACAGCACATATGATTCTCAAAGATTTTGCATGATATCCTTGCAGaactgttaaaaaaaatattctctaCTAGAATTCTGTGCAACTCTGTTCAAACCAAAGCTCCATTTATGTAACTCATTAGACAGTATCAAGTTACAGGGGGAGAAAATAATATGCTTGAAAATCTCTCTGAGAAAACCTTGTTTTTAAGGAGAGACCACATGCTTCTTACAGATCTCCTTGAGGCATATTGACTCTGTTGTAAAAGAAAACAATGGTGGTAGAATGTAAGCATACAGatagattttaaaaaagggaCCTTAGTgaggaggggaggagaaagaCCAGATTGTGTAAGACTTGTTGCAGAAGAGTGGGCTGGTACAAATGGGCAGACCACATGACCCTTTTCTGCCCACATCTTTTCTGTTTCAGTGTACTGTAATATACTGCTATAGCTACGGTTGCATGGACATTAAACCAACAATGCAAACCATAAACAAGGCATTCAGTAATATACAGTGATGTTGTATCCTTTTATTGTGCTATCAATGGATGTACTAGTTTGTATTCACTGACATTTTCTCTTGTGTATtgtttaataaataataaaaaaattttggaaaaaaaaattatatatatatactactaTAGCCTTTCCCAGGAAGTACTAAGTCACAGAGCAAGCATCTGTTTTCATATCTCACGTCGCTTTTATGTTTCTTCTACAGAGAATCCCAGATACCCGCTTCATTGTTGATACTGGCTGCCAGACTTCAAGGATACTATGGATACACGCACATATATCTTCCTGGCTGcttccctgctgctgctggcatCTTCTGGCCCATCAGAGGCCTGTAGCTGCTTCTCCGCACACCCTCAGACAGCATATTGCAATGCCGATGTGGGTGAGTATTACAGGTAGCAGAGGTTTTACATTCCCTTACTTACCCTTCGGTGATCCTGTGTTGGGACTTATATTGCCAAACCCTTTGCAGTGCTGACTAGGCTCTAATAagtagtctctctctctccccctccttctcaAATTCTGCCATCTACTGAGCTTCCCCTTTCTTTATCAGCAGCCAACTCTAACACTTGGGTGTGTGTgggacggtggggggggggggttgtgtttcTAACTGCCAATTTTATGTAGTCCCAGGCCTCAGGAAATGGCAGGGTCCTATGCCAGATCAAAACAGCAATTTACAAAGAGCCTAAGTACTGCTCTCCCTTGCTTCCAACCATAtatcttccctcctgccattgccctGTAATTACTCTGCTCCTTACTCTTCTATTTGGTTTATTTTTGAAGGCTTTCCAATACACATTGGTTTGGTTCATTTTCTCAGTCAATTACTGTGCTTTAGAAGATGCAAATGCTTCCGTTTTCAGCTAGATGTTGTAAATATACCTTGTTGTGTTAATATACACTGTATAAAACAGCCCCTTCAAAAAATGCCTGAGCATAGGACTGCTTTTTGACTACTGTCTCAAGCCTGCTCAATATCTTAAGGTCACTGTATTGAGACATTAAATACAGAGAGGAAGTGGAATCCAAAATACAGAGCATGCCCAAACCATGAACTGACATTATCAGACAGGGACTGATTGATTCTGTGATGGTGACGGGCACAGCAATACATGTCCCTATTCGTCAACTCCCTGCCCTTCTCTCTTGCCTCAGCATTTCTTTTATCTCTATTGTATCTGTTTCTTCCCATTCGTTCCTTTGTGTCTATCTTTGTTCTTCATATGTTTGAGGATGTCCTTGCTTGACAAACAGGGCACAAGATGCCTGTCTATGAAGGAAGGGTTGGATATACTGCTTCTTCCATTGTATCATTGATCCCTTCTTTTTCCTTCCAAGTAATTAAAGCCAGGTTTGTAGGAGCCAATCTGAATAACAGCACATCTGGACAATTCGGATGGACTCAATACGAGATCAAAATGAGCAAGGTAATTCTACCCCAATGTTCCCCACTCTCCTCTGCACCTCCCAGACTTTTTAATGCAGTAAATCATTCAACTCTTTCTGTGGGCGGGATCTTGGACTGCAGGAGGTGAGAGCTCTGTCCAAAGCTGATGTTCCTTCATCTAGTAGgtcctccactcccccccccaatccaaaCTTAAGCCTTCCATTCAgattcctccctcccctaatcccaatCTTAAACTAAAACCCCTTCCCTTCCAGTCAGATCCCTTCTCCTAAGCAGGAGTAAATTTCCACAGTTTCAACCTAGGCACATGTTGCtctagtatttttttttatttatttaaaaaaatttatataccacctggAGTCTCAGAGGTTTCCAAGATAACATACATCAAAATAGCACATACATAACATTGTACAGTAATTCAAAGCAACTCAAGAAGTGGAACCTAAAAACTCCTTGGTATCATCCTTCACTATCATTACAGTTAGATGTAGAACAAAATCCTAGGGAGCAATTCACAGATATTTAACCATGCATGGCATATATGCATCTGTAACCCTGGGCTGGGTATGTGCATCACATGGGCTACAAAATGTATTTCTCTTAGTGAACTGGTGGAAGGTCTGGGCTGCAACTAGTAAAACTAGGAAGCTGGCTGGTACTAAATCCATTACAGAACTATTGGTCAAGGAGTCATACAATATATTAAAATTGTGCCTTATTGAAAATTGATCCAACATGGCCATGATTCATCATGTATCTGCATCAGAGGTCCTTAGGTTTTTCTGTGGAACAACCAAAGTGTTTTACTTACTGGTTTCCCAAGTTATAGGCCTTATTCTATTACACCATGTCCTTAAATACTAATTTAAATGGACACATAATCTTCTGAGCATTTGTTCTTATTGTTTTATAATGATTTCCTTCCAGATTTTTAAAGGCTCTGATCACATCACGGACCTGCAATTCCTCTATACTCCATCTGAAGATAGCTTGTGTGGTTATACTCACCATTCCACCAACAAGTCTGAAGAATATGTCATTATAGGTGAGAGGCAGCAGTTATGTTTTAGAAACAAAGGTGGGATTACCGTGTTGGGACATTAGACTATAGGGTTAATTC is a window from the Geotrypetes seraphini chromosome 1, aGeoSer1.1, whole genome shotgun sequence genome containing:
- the TIMP1 gene encoding metalloproteinase inhibitor 1 is translated as MDTRTYIFLAASLLLLASSGPSEACSCFSAHPQTAYCNADVVIKARFVGANLNNSTSGQFGWTQYEIKMSKIFKGSDHITDLQFLYTPSEDSLCGYTHHSTNKSEEYVIIGHMSGGKVQISSCGFIRPWAGLSASQKRGIMQIYKDGCNCTIVPCIAMPCSISRDTECLWTDRFTSRSWKAYQTQHYACLPQGSGTCTWQSMKPRANSSIFRSTAAL